In Candidatus Poribacteria bacterium, a single window of DNA contains:
- a CDS encoding XdhC family protein translates to MREIYQKIPELIETSQVGAYCTVVETKGSTPQKPGSKLLILPDLRNVGTLGGGCVEAEARRQAIGLMQGGMPRLLEFQLDSDYGWDDGLICGGNMKIFIDLPKTSAEAEMFERLQALNEEKIPLVCATVVTSEKQGVEVGMKMIFANTGERIGTLGDSALETAIEEKTEGVLKDNRAVLFRESGTAGVFLEPLQPRPTLLIAGAGHVGQALCHLANWLDFDVVIVDDRADFASAERLPEADNIIVGDIETELRNYPITPLTYVVIVTRGHQHDESALHAVVESDARYIGLIGSRRKIKLIFDDLLDLGIPTERLQRVYAPVGLNINSKTVPEIAVSIASQLIQIRNAAENVQTFDAQPERMPTVKVAGA, encoded by the coding sequence ATGAGAGAAATATACCAGAAAATCCCAGAATTGATTGAGACTTCTCAGGTCGGTGCCTATTGTACCGTTGTGGAGACGAAGGGTTCAACACCACAAAAGCCTGGCTCAAAACTGCTAATTCTGCCCGATTTGCGAAATGTGGGCACCCTCGGCGGTGGATGTGTTGAAGCGGAAGCACGCCGACAAGCGATTGGGTTGATGCAAGGCGGAATGCCGCGACTCCTTGAGTTTCAATTGGATAGTGATTACGGTTGGGACGATGGACTCATCTGCGGCGGGAACATGAAAATCTTCATCGATCTGCCGAAAACGTCCGCCGAAGCCGAGATGTTTGAACGTCTTCAAGCACTCAATGAAGAAAAAATCCCGCTCGTCTGTGCGACTGTTGTAACCAGTGAAAAACAGGGCGTGGAAGTTGGGATGAAAATGATCTTTGCCAACACGGGTGAGCGCATCGGGACATTGGGCGATTCGGCTTTGGAGACTGCGATTGAAGAGAAAACTGAGGGGGTTCTTAAGGACAATCGCGCAGTCCTATTTCGAGAAAGCGGGACGGCTGGAGTTTTCTTAGAACCGTTGCAGCCGCGACCCACGCTGCTTATTGCGGGCGCAGGGCATGTCGGTCAGGCACTCTGTCATCTTGCCAATTGGTTAGACTTTGATGTCGTTATTGTTGATGATCGCGCCGACTTCGCTTCCGCTGAGCGGTTGCCGGAGGCAGACAACATTATTGTCGGTGATATTGAAACGGAACTCCGAAATTATCCAATCACCCCACTCACCTATGTCGTGATTGTCACCCGTGGACATCAACACGATGAGTCGGCACTCCATGCTGTTGTTGAATCGGATGCCCGCTATATCGGTTTGATAGGGAGCCGCCGGAAAATTAAACTCATATTCGACGATTTACTGGATCTTGGGATTCCCACGGAAAGACTTCAACGGGTTTACGCGCCTGTTGGTCTAAATATTAACTCGAAAACCGTGCCGGAAATTGCTGTGAGTATTGCATCGCAGCTCATCCAGATCCGTAACGCCGCTGAAAATGTTCAGACCTTCGATGCACAACCTGAGAGAATGCCTACGGTTAAAGTCGCAGGAGCATAG